A window of the Lolium perenne isolate Kyuss_39 chromosome 7, Kyuss_2.0, whole genome shotgun sequence genome harbors these coding sequences:
- the LOC127314102 gene encoding berberine bridge enzyme-like Cyn d 4, whose translation MANCRTLALVLLFCSFASSWEVAFSYFQAPAVKEDFLGCLVKEIPPRLLYAKSSPGYPSVLGQTIRNSRWSSPDNVKPLYIITPTNTSHIQSAVVCGRRYDVRIRVRSGGHDYEGLSYRSLQPENFAVVDLNQMRAVLVDGKARTAWVDSGAQLGELYYAISKYSRTLAFPAGVCPTIGVGGNLAGGGFGMLLRKYGIAAENVIDVKLVDANGKLHDKKSMGDDHFWAVRGGGGESFGIVVSWQVKLLPVPPTVTIFKIPKSVSEGAVDIINKWQLVAPQLPADLMIRIIAMGPKATFEAMYLGTCKTLTPMMQSKFPELGMNASHCNEMSWIESIPFVHLGHRDSLEGDLLNRNNTFKPFAEYKSDYVYEPFPKSVWEQIFGTWLVKPGAGIMIFDPYGATISATPEAATPFPHRKGVLFNIQYVNYWFAPGAGAAPLSWSKEIYNYMEPYVSKNPRQAYANYRDIDLGRNEVVNGVSTYSSGKVWGQKYFKGNFERLAITKGKVDPTDYFRNEQSIPPLIRKF comes from the coding sequence ATGGCGAATTGCAGGACCTTGGCGCTGGTGCTGCTGTTCTGCTCCTTTGCGTCCTCTTGGGAGGTCGCCTTCTCCTACTTCCAAGCGCCAGCAGTCAAGGAGGATTTCCTGGGATGCCTCGTGAAGGAGATCCCGCCACGCCTCCTCTACGCCAAGAGCTCCCCTGGCTACCCCTCCGTGCTGGGACAAACCATCCGGAACTCGAGATGGTCGTCGCCGGACAACGTGAAGCCGCTCTACATCATCACCCCCACCAACACCTCCCACATCCAGTCTGCCGTGGTGTGCGGCCGCCGTTACGACGTCCGCATCCGCGTACGCAGCGGCGGGCACGACTACGAGGGCCTCTCGTACCGCTCCCTGCAGCCCGAGAACTTCGCAGTCGTCGACCTCAACCAGATGCGGGCGGTGTTGGTGGACGGTAAGGCCCGCACGGCGTGGGTCGACTCCGGCGCGCAGCTCGGCGAGCTCTACTACGCCATCTCCAAGTATAGCCGCACGCTGGCCTTCCCGGCAGGCGTTTGCCCGACCATCGGCGTGGGCGGCAACCTCGCGGGCGGCGGCTTCGGTATGCTGCTGCGCAAGTACGGCATCGCCGCAGAGAACGTCATCGACGTGAAGCTCGTCGACGCCAACGGCAAGCTGCACGACAAGAAGTCCATGGGCGACGACCATTTCTGGGCCGTgaggggtggcggcggcgagaGCTTCGGCATCGTGGTCTCGTGGCAGGTGAAGCTCCTGCCGGTGCCTCCCACGGTGACCATCTTCAAGATCCCCAAGTCAGTCAGCGAGGGCGCCGTGGACATCATCAACAAGTGGCAACTGGTCGCGCCTCAACTTCCCGCCGACCTCATGATCCGCATCATTGCGATGGGGCCCAAGGCCACGTTCGAGGCCATGTACCTCGGCACCTGCAAAACCCTGACGCCGATGATGCAGAGCAAGTTCCCCGAGCTTGGCATGAACGCCTCGCACTGCAACGAGATGTCATGGATCGAGTCCATCCCCTTCGTCCACCTCGGCCATAGGGATTCCCTGGAGGGCGACCTCCTCAACCGGAACAACACCTTCAAGCCCTTTGCGGAGTACAAATCGGACTACGTCTACGAGCCATTCCCCAAGAGCGTGTGGGAGCAGATCTTCGGCACCTGGCTCGTGAAGCCTGGTGCGGGGATTATGATCTTTGACCCCTACGGTGCCACCATCAGCGCTACCCCAGAAGCGGCGACGCCGTTCCCTCACCGCAAGGGAGTCCTCTTCAACATCCAGTACGTCAACTACTGGTTCGCTCCGGGAGCCGGCGCCGCGCCCTTGTCATGGAGCAAGGAAATCTACAACTACATGGAGCCGTACGTGAGCAAGAACCCCAGGCAGGCCTACGCCAACTACAGGGACATCGACCTCGGGAGGAACGAGGTGGTGAATGGCGTCTCCACCTACAGCAGTGGTAAGGTCTGGGGACAGAAATATTTCAAGGGTAACTTCGAGAGGCTCGCCATTACCAAGGGCAAGGTGGATCCTACGGATTACTTCAGGAACGAGCAGAGCATCCCGCCACTGATCCGGAAGTTCTAG
- the LOC127315540 gene encoding uncharacterized protein translates to MEEAASLAAACKVSVEELLLAADAALPTADIAPKFVYGADLVSREQLHKLPTHMRNLHQWYLDACKEKKMYIVASIPWEYYYRKEEIHIEMNELWQLFNLEALDKSLMSCYCLLKISECKSNNIINVGFVDPDKIHVETVKHKREETGGNLLRFLGQQYFCDSILFPYNYDFHWILLDIQPDKGIVEVKDPLSRGLDGFQDLQKLLQVAWQALKNVHKEITFAKKLTFNPVPCPQQPQGTNLCGYYVCESIRMLTTEKQNRNKFDVDFMRDRLQPKEHALGIAEELAGLLVREVINNKGLFSPDSCSTSK, encoded by the exons atggaagaagctgctagcctagcggctgcctgtaaagtttccgtggaggaattgctacttgcagcagatgctgcactacccactgctgatatagctcctaaatttgtctacggggccgacttggtcagcagagagcagctgcataaactaccaacacatatgcggaatttgcatcagtggtaccttgatgcatgcaaggagaaaaaaatgtacatcgtggcgagtataccatgggaatattactaccgaaaggaggagatccatattgagatgaatgaactctggcagttattcaatctagaagccctcgacaaatctctcatgagttgctattgctt actgaagatcagtgagtgcaaaagtaataatattatcaatgttgggtttgttgacccagataaaatacatgttgaaacggtgaagcataaacgcgaagaaacggggggaaacctactaaggtttttggggcagcaatatttctgtgattcaatattgtttccttacaactacga cttccactggattctactagacattcaacctgataagggaatagttgaagtaaaagacccactgagtagaggcctggacgggttccaggacttgcagaagttgctccaagt ggcttggcaagctttgaagaatgttcataaggagattacctttgcaaagaagctaacatttaatcctgtaccgtgcccccagcagccacaagggacgaatctatgtggatactacgtttgcgagtccattcgcatgttaaccactgagaagcagaacagaaataaattcgac gtcgacttcatgcgggacagactccaaccaaaggaacacgcactaggaatcgcggaggaactggcgggacttttggttagagaagtaataaacaacaaaggcttgtttagtccagatagttgttctacctccaaatag